Proteins encoded in a region of the Paramagnetospirillum magneticum AMB-1 genome:
- the ald gene encoding alanine dehydrogenase, whose protein sequence is MRIGVPKEIKSHEYRVGLTPGSVRELVHHGHQVLVETGAGAGIGCSDTAYRAAGAEIAADAAEVFASAELVVKVKEPQKVEFPLLRQGQILFTYLHLAPDPEQTRALVESGVTAIAYETVTDSNGRLPLLAPMSEVAGRMSIQVGAHCLEKEQGGSGVLLGGVPGVAPAKVVVLGGGVVGSNATRMAVGLGARVVVLDRSLSRLSQIDELLLNTVETAYATMDNIEHHVLEADLLIGAVLVPGASAPRLVSRDLVGAMRPGSVVVDVAIDQGGCIATARPTTHAAPTYVDQGVVHYCVTNMPGAVARTSAFALNNATLPFVLALADKGLVQALSNDPHFRAGLNVHHGGVTHAAVARDLGYAHVAAETALSSP, encoded by the coding sequence ATGCGCATCGGCGTTCCCAAGGAAATCAAAAGCCACGAATACCGGGTGGGGCTGACGCCTGGCTCGGTGCGCGAGCTTGTCCATCACGGGCATCAGGTGCTGGTGGAGACGGGTGCGGGCGCCGGAATCGGCTGCTCCGACACCGCCTATCGCGCCGCCGGGGCCGAGATCGCCGCCGACGCGGCCGAGGTGTTCGCTTCGGCCGAGCTGGTGGTCAAGGTCAAGGAACCCCAGAAGGTGGAGTTCCCCCTGTTGCGTCAGGGGCAGATTCTCTTCACCTATCTCCATCTGGCACCCGATCCCGAGCAGACTCGGGCGCTGGTGGAATCCGGCGTCACGGCCATTGCCTACGAGACGGTCACCGATTCCAATGGCCGCCTGCCGCTGCTGGCTCCCATGTCCGAGGTGGCCGGGCGCATGTCCATTCAGGTGGGCGCCCATTGCCTGGAAAAGGAACAGGGCGGCTCGGGTGTGCTGCTGGGCGGCGTGCCCGGCGTGGCGCCGGCCAAGGTAGTGGTGTTGGGCGGCGGCGTGGTCGGCTCCAACGCGACGCGCATGGCCGTGGGCCTGGGCGCCCGCGTGGTGGTGCTGGACCGCTCCCTGTCGCGCCTGTCCCAGATCGACGAACTGCTGCTCAACACGGTGGAGACCGCCTACGCCACCATGGACAACATCGAGCATCATGTGCTGGAGGCCGATCTGCTGATCGGCGCCGTGCTGGTGCCGGGCGCAAGCGCGCCGCGCCTGGTCAGCCGCGATCTGGTGGGCGCCATGCGTCCCGGCTCGGTGGTGGTGGACGTGGCCATCGACCAGGGAGGCTGTATCGCCACCGCGCGCCCCACCACCCACGCCGCACCCACCTATGTGGACCAAGGTGTGGTACATTATTGCGTGACCAACATGCCGGGTGCGGTGGCACGGACCTCGGCTTTCGCGCTCAATAACGCCACCTTGCCGTTCGTGCTGGCCCTGGCCGACAAGGGTCTGGTACAGGCACTGTCGAATGATCCGCATTTCCGCGCGGGTCTCAACGTTCACCATGGCGGCGTCACCCACGCCGCCGTGGCCCGGGACCTCGGTTACGCCCATGTGGCGGCCGAGACAGCCCTATCTTCTCCATAA
- the argH gene encoding argininosuccinate lyase: MTDTDKTKAASSMWGGRFAGGPAAIMQRINASIDFDKRLYAQDIRGSKAHCRMLVKQQILTEADGALILDGLDKVLAEIEAGNFPFSHALEDIHMNVESRLAELIGEAAGRLHTARSRNDQVATDFRLWVRDAVDGMESALKELVTALLDRAEEHAATVMPGFTHLQTAQPVTFGHHMMAYVEMISRDRSRLADARRRLNECPLGSAALAGTSFPIDREATARDLGFAGPMRNSLDGVSDRDFALEFMSASAICAVHLSRLAEELVIWTSSQFRFVTLSDAFTTGSSIMPQKRNPDAAELIRAKTGRVIGDLNALLIVMKGLPLAYSKDMQDDKEPVFEVADTMELAIAAMTGMVRDMTVNVDILRAAAGAGFTTATDIADWCVRALKMPFRRAHHVAGSLVKLAEGKNCGLEDLTLAEMQAIEPGITEEARSVLSVESSVNSRTSLGGTAPVRVREAVAGARRRLMDEAP; the protein is encoded by the coding sequence ATGACCGACACCGACAAGACCAAGGCCGCGTCCTCCATGTGGGGCGGGCGGTTCGCCGGCGGCCCCGCCGCCATCATGCAGCGGATCAACGCCTCCATCGACTTCGACAAGCGGCTGTATGCCCAGGATATCCGGGGCTCCAAGGCCCATTGCCGCATGCTGGTCAAGCAGCAGATCCTGACCGAGGCCGATGGCGCGCTGATTCTCGACGGTCTCGACAAGGTGCTGGCCGAGATCGAGGCGGGCAACTTCCCCTTCAGCCACGCCCTGGAAGACATCCACATGAATGTGGAATCCCGGCTGGCCGAGCTGATCGGCGAGGCCGCCGGGCGCCTGCACACGGCGCGGTCCCGCAACGATCAGGTGGCCACCGATTTCCGCCTGTGGGTACGCGACGCGGTGGACGGCATGGAGAGTGCCCTCAAGGAGCTGGTCACCGCCCTGCTGGACCGCGCCGAGGAGCACGCCGCCACGGTGATGCCCGGCTTCACCCATCTGCAGACGGCCCAGCCGGTGACCTTCGGCCATCACATGATGGCCTATGTGGAGATGATCTCGCGGGACCGCTCGCGTCTGGCCGATGCGCGCCGGCGTCTCAACGAATGCCCGCTGGGCTCGGCCGCCCTGGCCGGCACCTCGTTTCCCATCGACCGCGAAGCCACGGCCAGGGACCTGGGTTTCGCCGGTCCCATGCGCAACTCGCTGGACGGGGTGTCGGACCGCGATTTCGCCCTGGAATTCATGTCGGCCAGCGCCATCTGCGCCGTGCACCTGTCGCGCCTCGCCGAAGAGCTGGTGATCTGGACCTCGTCCCAGTTCCGTTTCGTGACCTTGTCGGACGCCTTCACCACCGGCTCGTCCATCATGCCGCAGAAGCGCAATCCCGACGCCGCCGAGCTGATCCGCGCCAAGACCGGGCGGGTGATCGGCGACCTGAACGCCCTGCTGATCGTCATGAAGGGCCTGCCGCTGGCCTATTCCAAGGATATGCAGGACGACAAAGAGCCGGTGTTCGAAGTGGCCGACACCATGGAACTGGCCATCGCCGCCATGACCGGCATGGTCCGCGACATGACGGTGAACGTGGACATCCTGCGCGCCGCCGCCGGGGCGGGGTTCACTACCGCCACCGACATCGCCGACTGGTGCGTGCGCGCCCTGAAGATGCCGTTCCGCCGCGCCCACCACGTGGCCGGCTCCCTGGTCAAGCTGGCCGAGGGCAAGAATTGTGGCCTGGAAGACCTGACCCTGGCCGAGATGCAGGCCATCGAACCGGGCATCACCGAGGAGGCCCGCTCGGTTCTCTCGGTGGAGTCTTCGGTGAACAGCCGCACCAGCCTGGGCGGCACCGCGCCGGTCCGGGTGCGCGAAGCCGTGGCCGGCGCCCGCCGGCGCCTGATGGACGAGGCCCCATGA
- a CDS encoding DUF3426 domain-containing protein: MLITCPACGTNFSIPDSALGTNGRKLKCAKCAHKWFQTPLSLDDDDTDLDLAGPSFSTPEREAPDFSKVAGFNPVRDDSVFDAPRPSARPSPSPSVDDDFDLDAPPVPTFANRMPPDEGMERPGEVDLLDDEPQPVPELFSTPAQEGKKGTGALWALLVLLILGGLGGAGYYFQDQLVEAVPEAGELLGQAGLRREKPGAGLELRKAGTPERFVHNDTDVLVVRGIIANITDRTRQIPTMKLVLMDRNKQAVQEKMSQPPVSELPSRGTASFKIMLERPDPNAVEVVVVFVESGDAKTGSVPPPIPATPSPAPAPVPATPAPAPAPAVDMPPAVPAAPAAPAAEAKPTEAK; this comes from the coding sequence ATGCTGATCACCTGTCCCGCCTGTGGAACCAACTTCTCCATTCCCGACAGTGCGCTCGGGACCAATGGGCGCAAGCTGAAATGCGCCAAATGCGCGCATAAGTGGTTTCAGACGCCACTGTCGCTGGATGACGACGACACCGACCTGGACCTGGCCGGGCCGTCCTTCAGCACGCCGGAGCGGGAAGCGCCCGATTTCAGCAAGGTGGCGGGGTTCAACCCGGTCCGCGACGATTCCGTGTTCGATGCGCCGCGTCCCTCGGCCCGGCCGTCGCCGTCGCCGTCGGTCGACGACGATTTCGATCTCGATGCGCCGCCTGTTCCCACCTTCGCCAATCGCATGCCGCCCGACGAGGGCATGGAGCGCCCCGGCGAGGTCGACCTTTTGGACGACGAACCGCAGCCGGTACCCGAGCTGTTCTCCACCCCCGCCCAGGAAGGCAAGAAGGGGACGGGCGCCCTGTGGGCGTTGCTGGTCCTGCTGATTCTCGGCGGGCTGGGTGGTGCCGGCTATTATTTCCAGGATCAGCTGGTCGAAGCCGTCCCCGAGGCCGGGGAATTGTTGGGCCAGGCCGGTCTCCGGCGGGAAAAGCCGGGTGCCGGGCTTGAACTGCGCAAGGCCGGCACGCCGGAACGCTTCGTCCATAACGACACCGATGTGCTGGTGGTGCGTGGCATCATCGCCAATATCACCGATCGGACCCGCCAGATTCCGACCATGAAGCTGGTGCTGATGGACCGCAACAAGCAGGCGGTTCAGGAAAAGATGTCGCAGCCGCCGGTGAGCGAATTGCCGTCGCGGGGCACGGCCAGCTTCAAGATCATGCTGGAGCGGCCCGATCCTAACGCCGTTGAGGTGGTGGTGGTGTTCGTCGAGAGCGGCGACGCCAAGACGGGCTCCGTGCCGCCGCCGATTCCGGCCACGCCGTCGCCGGCTCCCGCCCCGGTTCCCGCCACTCCGGCCCCGGCTCCGGCCCCTGCCGTGGATATGCCGCCTGCGGTTCCGGCCGCGCCCGCTGCTCCCGCCGCGGAAGCCAAGCCCACGGAAGCCAAATAG
- the lptM gene encoding LPS translocon maturation chaperone LptM, whose translation MMMRTILILALVLGVAACGRKGMPDRPDDAVYPRDYPYTPLPSESKARKDAGTPDLNTKAGY comes from the coding sequence ATGATGATGCGCACCATCCTGATCCTGGCCCTGGTCCTGGGGGTCGCCGCCTGCGGCCGCAAGGGCATGCCCGACCGGCCGGACGACGCCGTCTATCCCCGCGACTATCCTTATACGCCGCTGCCCAGCGAGTCGAAGGCCAGGAAGGATGCGGGCACTCCCGATTTGAACACAAAGGCCGGTTACTGA
- a CDS encoding DUF4175 domain-containing protein produces the protein MPTLSRKLRLARLALLWERAWPPLAAALSLLALFLALALFDVAPLLPFWLHAALTPAFALAIAVLVGKACRTEPPSADEAARRLERDSHVAHRPLAALADDLATGDPVLWQAHRDRMARDAQHLRPGWPDPVLPARDPLGLRFAALLLLILAMAGGRSDMGGRLARAVDPYSLRPALESDTLEVWIVPPAYTGLGQTLLKPGQGAVTVPAGSMARAVTSWRGWSGSALSAGGSAAVFGENGRAELALTAGPSLDVRLGLRMAASWPITLRADQPPSIAVTQPPKGDERGRLTLEMEAGDDYGLTRAWVEVRPLEEGAEPLRLDLVLPGERLHQARLMLRADLADHDWAGTKVRLTPKAEDGAGQKGEAPPVEIVLPERIFRNPLARALVQWRRQLSDAPRMGPEIAEELRQIMEQPEAFGGDDRVFLALSVSRHMLMRPEFERDRMRSLLWYAATRLEDGGLPAAEKSLEDARSSLERALADKADAAELSRLVDQLEAALEQWMEALAELGLDQSLPPEGSAPAADLSDMLDQLRGMAETGDREGLRRRLEQLSRLMAEMGTPQKGQGGDPAAAEAMRRLRELTQRQQDLLDRSFRKAPPEDQVAPDEDTPKPRRKPSPREAAEARKEAAEQKALRQALEQLGKSMPQPPDSLAEAERSMRGAESSLSEGEWAEAADQQSEAVKRLQEGARQMIERMEAARGKGAPALLPRDPFGRTLNGSTFADDGRTKVPGRSDTMRAREILQELRRRSGQPHRPEPERDYLKRLLKPF, from the coding sequence ATGCCCACCCTGTCCCGCAAGCTGCGTCTGGCTCGCCTCGCGCTGCTGTGGGAGAGGGCATGGCCGCCCCTGGCGGCGGCTTTGTCCCTGCTGGCCCTGTTCCTGGCGCTCGCCCTGTTCGACGTGGCGCCGCTATTGCCCTTCTGGCTGCATGCGGCCCTGACTCCCGCCTTTGCACTCGCCATCGCCGTCCTGGTGGGGAAGGCCTGCCGTACCGAGCCGCCCTCGGCGGATGAGGCCGCCCGGCGGCTGGAACGGGACTCGCACGTCGCCCACCGACCGCTGGCGGCTCTGGCCGACGATCTGGCCACCGGCGATCCGGTGCTGTGGCAGGCCCATCGGGACCGCATGGCGCGGGACGCGCAACACCTGCGCCCCGGCTGGCCCGATCCGGTCTTGCCGGCCCGGGACCCCCTGGGCCTGCGCTTCGCCGCCCTGCTGCTGCTGATCCTGGCCATGGCCGGGGGGCGTTCCGACATGGGCGGCCGGCTGGCCCGCGCCGTCGATCCCTATTCCCTCCGCCCGGCCCTCGAATCCGACACATTGGAGGTGTGGATCGTGCCGCCCGCCTATACCGGCCTGGGCCAGACCCTGCTGAAGCCCGGCCAGGGGGCCGTCACCGTCCCGGCGGGAAGCATGGCCCGCGCCGTCACCTCGTGGCGCGGCTGGAGCGGCTCCGCCCTCTCGGCCGGTGGCAGCGCGGCGGTGTTCGGCGAGAACGGCCGCGCCGAACTGGCCTTGACCGCGGGGCCCAGCCTGGATGTGCGCCTGGGCTTGCGGATGGCCGCCTCCTGGCCCATCACGCTTCGCGCCGACCAGCCGCCCTCCATCGCCGTCACCCAGCCGCCCAAGGGGGACGAGCGCGGCCGCCTGACCCTGGAGATGGAAGCGGGCGACGATTACGGCCTGACCCGGGCCTGGGTCGAGGTCCGGCCCCTGGAGGAGGGAGCGGAACCGCTCCGCCTCGATCTCGTCCTGCCGGGCGAGCGGTTGCACCAGGCCCGGCTGATGCTGCGCGCCGATCTGGCCGATCATGACTGGGCCGGAACAAAGGTGCGCCTGACACCCAAGGCGGAAGACGGCGCCGGCCAGAAGGGCGAGGCGCCGCCGGTGGAGATCGTCCTGCCTGAACGGATCTTCCGCAACCCCCTGGCCCGCGCCCTGGTGCAGTGGCGGCGGCAATTGAGCGACGCCCCCCGAATGGGACCGGAGATCGCCGAGGAACTGCGTCAGATCATGGAGCAGCCCGAGGCCTTCGGTGGCGACGACCGGGTCTTCCTGGCCCTGTCGGTCAGCCGCCACATGCTGATGCGCCCCGAATTCGAGCGCGACCGCATGCGCTCATTGCTGTGGTACGCCGCCACCCGGCTGGAAGATGGCGGACTGCCGGCGGCCGAGAAGAGCCTGGAGGACGCCCGCTCCAGCCTGGAACGCGCCCTGGCCGACAAGGCCGATGCCGCCGAGCTGTCCCGGCTGGTGGACCAGCTGGAAGCGGCGCTGGAGCAATGGATGGAGGCCCTGGCCGAGCTGGGCCTCGATCAATCCCTGCCGCCCGAGGGCTCGGCTCCCGCCGCCGACCTGTCGGACATGCTCGACCAGTTGCGCGGCATGGCCGAGACCGGCGACCGCGAGGGCCTGCGCCGCCGCCTCGAGCAATTGTCGCGGCTGATGGCCGAAATGGGCACGCCCCAGAAGGGCCAGGGCGGCGATCCGGCCGCCGCCGAGGCCATGCGCCGCCTGCGCGAGCTGACCCAGCGCCAGCAGGACCTGCTGGACCGCAGTTTCCGCAAGGCGCCGCCCGAGGATCAGGTCGCCCCCGACGAGGACACCCCCAAGCCCCGGCGCAAGCCCTCGCCCCGCGAAGCCGCCGAGGCACGCAAGGAGGCGGCGGAGCAAAAGGCGCTACGCCAGGCCCTCGAACAGCTGGGCAAATCCATGCCCCAGCCCCCGGATTCCCTTGCCGAGGCGGAACGATCCATGCGGGGTGCGGAATCCAGCCTGTCCGAAGGAGAGTGGGCCGAGGCCGCCGACCAGCAGTCCGAGGCGGTGAAGCGCTTGCAGGAGGGCGCCCGCCAGATGATCGAGCGCATGGAGGCCGCCCGGGGCAAGGGAGCCCCTGCCCTGCTGCCCCGCGACCCCTTCGGCCGCACGCTGAACGGCTCCACCTTCGCCGATGACGGCCGCACCAAGGTGCCGGGGCGATCCGACACCATGCGAGCGCGGGAAATCCTGCAGGAATTGCGGCGACGCTCCGGCCAGCCGCACCGGCCGGAACCGGAGCGCGACTACCTCAAGCGTCTGCTGAAGCCGTTCTGA
- a CDS encoding putative bifunctional diguanylate cyclase/phosphodiesterase, with protein MSGDVLVLARNDDDLGGYRSLFENAVEGIYRTTPDGRYLDANPALARIYGYKDPAELIAGLTDIARGLYVDPADRERFREILARDSVVRNFEARVRTRSGEIIWIAENARAVYDGRDRLVCYEGTVQNITARKQAEESLRLAATVFETVGEAIVVTDRERRILAVNAAFERMTGWNAAEMVGQTCDLLAVEMIGLREIEEMWRLAANTGQWSGETWTRRKESEPFPAALALTAVDQGADAKGEDGRFVLLLRDITRKRRDEQRIRFHASHDALTRLPNRHTVMEALGEAIVRAEQTGERLAVLYLDVNRFKDINDSYGHAVGDELLRQVARRLKACVRASDVIGRLGGDEFVMLLPSVGDHTAAQACANKVLYAFAEPFDMEGLQLFAGTSIGIALYPDDADGAESLLSRADAAMYHAKRGGLPYSCFDIEMDRQVAERVSLENDLRLALGEDQFRLVYQPKVDALSGAIIGAEALIRWRHPVRADVSPGLFIPVAERAGLIGAIDDWVLVEACRQVAEWRAQGLILPSISVNLSPAQFHDGRLKEKVKAALAGSGLPPSVLELEITETMMASDVDRAIEILGQLTTLGVRVSLDDFGTGYSSLAYLKLFPVSTLKIDRAFVTELPGNAKDGAIIASVIALAGNLGFSVIAEGVETREQAAFLAARGCPIMQGFLFSRPVNAATFAGLLSNPEGLIRL; from the coding sequence ATGAGTGGAGATGTGTTGGTGCTTGCCCGCAACGACGATGATCTCGGCGGCTATCGTTCGCTGTTCGAGAACGCGGTCGAGGGCATTTACCGCACCACTCCCGATGGGCGCTATCTGGACGCCAATCCGGCCCTGGCGCGGATTTACGGCTATAAGGACCCGGCCGAGCTGATCGCCGGGCTGACCGACATCGCCAGGGGGCTGTATGTCGACCCCGCCGATCGCGAGCGGTTCCGCGAAATCCTGGCCCGCGATTCCGTGGTGCGCAATTTCGAGGCACGGGTGCGGACGCGCAGCGGCGAGATCATCTGGATCGCCGAAAATGCCCGGGCCGTCTATGACGGACGCGACCGTCTGGTCTGCTACGAGGGCACGGTCCAGAACATCACGGCGCGCAAACAGGCCGAGGAATCGCTGCGTCTGGCCGCCACGGTGTTCGAGACGGTGGGCGAGGCCATTGTGGTCACCGACCGCGAGCGGCGCATCCTGGCGGTCAACGCCGCCTTCGAGCGCATGACCGGCTGGAATGCGGCCGAGATGGTCGGGCAGACCTGCGATCTGCTGGCGGTCGAGATGATCGGCCTGCGCGAGATCGAGGAAATGTGGCGTCTGGCGGCCAATACCGGCCAGTGGTCGGGCGAGACCTGGACGCGGCGCAAGGAATCGGAGCCCTTTCCCGCCGCCTTGGCGCTTACCGCCGTGGACCAGGGCGCCGACGCCAAGGGAGAGGACGGGCGCTTCGTGCTGCTGTTGCGCGACATCACCCGCAAGCGGCGCGATGAACAGCGCATCCGGTTCCATGCCAGCCACGACGCCCTGACCCGCCTGCCCAACCGCCATACGGTGATGGAAGCCCTGGGCGAGGCCATCGTACGGGCCGAGCAGACCGGCGAGCGCCTGGCGGTGCTTTACCTCGACGTCAACCGCTTCAAGGATATCAACGACAGCTACGGCCACGCGGTGGGCGATGAATTGCTGCGGCAGGTGGCGCGCCGCCTCAAGGCCTGCGTGCGGGCCAGCGACGTCATCGGCCGGCTGGGCGGCGACGAGTTCGTCATGCTGTTGCCCAGCGTCGGTGACCATACGGCGGCCCAGGCCTGCGCCAACAAGGTGCTCTATGCCTTCGCCGAACCCTTCGACATGGAGGGCCTGCAGCTGTTCGCCGGCACCAGTATCGGCATCGCCCTTTATCCCGACGATGCCGACGGCGCCGAAAGCCTGCTGTCGCGGGCCGATGCCGCCATGTATCACGCCAAGCGCGGCGGCCTGCCCTATAGCTGTTTCGATATCGAGATGGACCGCCAGGTGGCCGAGCGGGTCAGCCTGGAAAATGATTTGCGTCTGGCCTTGGGCGAGGACCAGTTCCGTCTGGTCTACCAGCCCAAGGTGGACGCCCTGTCGGGTGCCATCATCGGCGCCGAGGCGCTGATCCGCTGGCGTCATCCGGTGCGGGCCGATGTCTCTCCCGGCCTGTTCATCCCGGTGGCCGAGCGGGCCGGGCTGATCGGTGCCATCGACGACTGGGTGCTGGTCGAGGCCTGTCGCCAGGTGGCGGAATGGCGGGCCCAGGGGCTGATCCTGCCGTCCATCAGCGTCAATCTCTCGCCCGCCCAGTTCCACGACGGGCGGCTGAAGGAAAAGGTCAAGGCGGCTCTTGCCGGTTCCGGCCTGCCGCCCTCGGTCCTGGAGCTGGAAATCACCGAGACCATGATGGCCAGCGACGTGGACCGCGCCATCGAGATCCTCGGCCAGCTGACCACCCTGGGGGTGCGGGTGTCGCTGGACGATTTCGGCACCGGGTATTCCTCGCTGGCCTATCTCAAGCTGTTCCCCGTCTCCACCTTGAAGATCGACCGCGCCTTCGTCACCGAACTGCCCGGCAACGCCAAGGACGGCGCCATCATCGCCTCGGTCATCGCCCTGGCCGGCAATCTGGGCTTTTCCGTGATCGCCGAGGGGGTGGAAACCCGCGAGCAGGCCGCCTTCCTGGCGGCGCGCGGCTGCCCGATCATGCAGGGCTTCCTGTTCTCGCGCCCGGTCAACGCCGCCACCTTCGCCGGATTGCTTAGTAATCCCGAGGGATTGATCCGCCTGTAG
- the lysA gene encoding diaminopimelate decarboxylase, protein MNHFHYQNGELFAEDVAIARIAREVGTPFYCYSTATLQRHYTVFAEALKAAGLDATICFAAKANPNMAVIRTFAQLGAGADVVSEGELRQALAAGVPAARIVFSGVGKTRHELEFAVAKGIFQINVESEPELEMLSEIAAARGQVMPIAIRVNPDVDAGTHAKITTGKKENKFGIEWTRAREVYARAKALPGVEPVAIACHIGSQLTELTPFREAFLRVRDLVAMLRADGIDIRRLDLGGGLGVPYDDETPPEPAAYAEVIKATLGDLGCRFVFEPGRLLVGNAGILVSRIIRVKEGSTRTFLIVDAAMNDLARPSLYDAYHSIFPVAEPKAGAALAEVDVVGPVCETGDTFAKQRRLPPMRTDDLLAFGTAGAYGAAMSSTYNTRPLIPEVLVKGGDYAVIRVRPSYEDMRSLESLPGWLNDE, encoded by the coding sequence ATGAATCACTTCCACTACCAGAATGGCGAACTGTTCGCCGAGGACGTCGCCATCGCCCGCATCGCCCGCGAGGTCGGCACCCCGTTCTACTGCTATTCCACCGCCACGCTGCAGCGGCACTACACGGTCTTCGCCGAGGCGCTGAAGGCGGCCGGGCTGGACGCCACCATCTGTTTCGCGGCCAAGGCCAATCCCAACATGGCGGTGATCCGCACCTTCGCCCAGTTGGGTGCCGGGGCCGACGTGGTCAGCGAGGGCGAGCTGCGCCAGGCCCTGGCGGCCGGCGTGCCGGCGGCGCGCATCGTCTTTTCCGGCGTGGGCAAGACCCGGCACGAGCTGGAATTCGCCGTGGCCAAGGGCATCTTCCAGATCAACGTGGAATCCGAGCCCGAACTGGAGATGCTCTCCGAGATCGCGGCGGCGCGCGGGCAGGTGATGCCCATCGCCATCCGGGTCAACCCGGACGTGGATGCCGGCACCCACGCCAAGATCACCACCGGCAAGAAAGAGAACAAGTTCGGCATCGAATGGACCCGGGCGCGCGAGGTCTATGCCCGCGCCAAGGCCCTGCCCGGTGTCGAGCCGGTGGCCATCGCCTGCCATATCGGCTCGCAGCTGACCGAGCTGACCCCGTTCCGCGAGGCGTTCCTGCGGGTGCGCGATCTGGTGGCCATGCTGCGCGCCGACGGCATCGACATCCGCCGCCTGGACCTGGGCGGCGGCCTGGGCGTGCCCTATGACGACGAGACCCCGCCCGAGCCCGCCGCCTATGCCGAGGTGATCAAGGCCACCCTGGGCGACCTCGGCTGCCGCTTCGTGTTCGAGCCCGGCCGCCTGCTGGTGGGCAATGCCGGCATCCTGGTGTCGCGCATCATCCGGGTGAAGGAGGGCAGCACGCGCACCTTCCTGATCGTCGACGCCGCCATGAACGATCTGGCGCGGCCCTCGCTCTATGACGCCTACCACTCCATCTTCCCGGTGGCCGAGCCCAAGGCGGGCGCCGCCCTGGCCGAGGTGGACGTGGTCGGCCCGGTCTGCGAGACCGGCGACACCTTCGCCAAGCAGCGCCGCCTGCCGCCCATGCGGACCGACGACCTTCTGGCTTTCGGTACCGCCGGGGCCTATGGCGCCGCCATGTCGTCCACCTACAACACAAGGCCGTTGATTCCCGAGGTGCTGGTCAAGGGCGGTGATTACGCCGTGATCCGCGTCCGGCCCAGTTACGAGGATATGCGCTCGTTGGAGAGTCTGCCCGGTTGGCTGAATGATGAGTGA
- a CDS encoding AmpG family muropeptide MFS transporter: MSTSWRAGFAAYLDRRVMMVLLLGFASGLPLALTFSTLSAWLAAEGISRKAIGLFALVGTPYALKFLWSPLIDRLPLPGLTRLLGRRRSWGVLIQALLIAAICGLGATDPVREIGLTAALALVVAFLSASQDIVLDAYRVEILDDEQQGPGAGAVQAGYRLAMLASGAGAMLCAQTFGWFAAYGLMAALLGLGMVVLLLGPEPQVKVSAATAERERRAEEYLAARPHLGGTRAKVVAWLYGAVVCPFADFMTRPAWWAVLLFIVGYKMGEAMAGAMANPLYIKMGFSLAEIAYVSKIFGFGATMAGILVGGALVTRLGVMRALLLFGVLQSLGNLAYVWQAVAGHDLWALALCVAAENLTAGMAASALVTYLSGLCNVAYTATQYALLSSLTALGRTVFASTSGWLADALGWVDFFLLTTVVTLPALLILPWLMRQQGRVASKPG, encoded by the coding sequence ATGAGCACCTCCTGGCGTGCTGGCTTTGCCGCCTATCTCGACCGGCGGGTGATGATGGTGCTGCTGCTGGGCTTTGCGTCCGGCTTGCCCCTGGCGCTGACCTTTTCCACCCTGTCGGCCTGGCTGGCGGCCGAGGGGATCAGCCGCAAGGCCATCGGCCTGTTCGCCCTGGTGGGCACGCCTTATGCGCTGAAATTCCTGTGGTCGCCACTGATCGACCGGCTGCCCCTGCCGGGGCTGACCCGGCTGTTGGGGCGGCGGCGGTCGTGGGGCGTGCTGATTCAGGCCCTGCTGATCGCCGCCATCTGCGGCCTGGGCGCCACCGATCCGGTGCGCGAGATCGGGCTGACCGCCGCCCTGGCCCTGGTGGTGGCGTTCCTGTCGGCCAGCCAGGACATCGTGCTCGACGCCTATCGGGTGGAAATCCTCGACGACGAACAGCAGGGACCGGGGGCCGGAGCGGTGCAGGCGGGCTATCGCCTGGCCATGCTGGCCTCGGGCGCCGGCGCCATGCTGTGCGCCCAGACCTTCGGCTGGTTCGCGGCCTATGGGCTGATGGCGGCGCTGCTGGGGCTCGGCATGGTCGTGCTGCTGCTGGGACCCGAGCCCCAGGTCAAGGTGTCGGCCGCCACCGCCGAACGCGAACGCCGGGCCGAGGAATACCTCGCCGCCCGCCCTCATCTGGGTGGGACTCGGGCCAAGGTGGTGGCGTGGCTTTACGGCGCGGTGGTTTGCCCCTTCGCCGATTTCATGACGCGGCCCGCCTGGTGGGCGGTGCTGCTGTTCATCGTCGGCTACAAGATGGGCGAGGCCATGGCCGGCGCCATGGCCAATCCGCTGTACATCAAGATGGGCTTTTCCCTGGCCGAGATCGCCTATGTCAGCAAGATCTTCGGCTTCGGCGCCACCATGGCCGGCATTCTGGTGGGTGGCGCCCTGGTGACGCGGCTCGGCGTGATGCGGGCGCTGCTGCTGTTCGGCGTGCTGCAATCCCTCGGCAATCTCGCCTATGTCTGGCAGGCCGTGGCCGGTCACGACCTTTGGGCCCTGGCCCTGTGCGTGGCCGCCGAGAACCTGACGGCCGGCATGGCGGCCTCGGCCCTGGTGACCTATCTGTCCGGCCTGTGCAACGTGGCCTATACCGCCACCCAATACGCCCTGCTGTCGTCGCTGACCGCCCTGGGGCGCACGGTGTTCGCCTCCACCAGCGGATGGCTGGCCGATGCCCTGGGATGGGTGGATTTCTTCCTGCTGACCACGGTGGTGACTCTGCCCGCCCTGCTGATTCTGCCCTGGCTGATGCGGCAGCAGGGCCGGGTTGCGTCCAAGCCCGGTTGA